In Cryptococcus neoformans var. neoformans JEC21 chromosome 5 sequence, one genomic interval encodes:
- a CDS encoding translation initiation factor, putative, with protein sequence MDPNVDLFAGMKKKKKKVTVADAEETPEPSPAPAPAPVDDTPAPVAEAVAEVEVEAPVATPEPSTEKPAEDSGDLFTDLKKKKKKKKDIPLDLESAEPSATVDGLDVPMKKKKSKKTTDFSKELQDLDAEQHHENADIEGDLGDDVFQKSGEGETSESGKEAWVVENRDPTYPELLKRFFNLLHAHNPELAGEKRRYTIVPPQVAREGTKKTLFANITDICRRMRRQPEHVIQFLYSELGTTGSVDGAQRLVMKGRYTQKQIENVLRKYIVEYVTCKICKSPDTILDKENRLYFMTCESCGSRRSVSAIKTGFQAQIGKRIKAA encoded by the exons A TGGACCCCAATGTCGACCTGTTCGCtggaatgaagaagaagaagaagaaggttaCCGTTGCCGACGCTGAAGAGACTCCCGAGCCatcccccgcccccgcccctGCGCCTGTTGATGACACTCCCGCTCCGGTCGCTGAGGCCGTGGCtgaggttgaggttgaAGCTCCTGTCGCCACCCCCGAGCCTAGCACAGAGAAGCCTGCAGAGGACAGTGGCGATCTGTTCACCGacttgaaaaagaagaagaagaagaagaaggatatcCCTCTTGACCTT GAATCTGCCGAGCCCTCTGCCACTGTTGACGGTCTTGACGTGcccatgaagaagaaaaagtccAAGAAGACTACGGATTTTTCGAAAGAACTGCAAGACCTCGACGCTGAGCAGCATCACGAAAATGCGGATATTGAGGGTGACCTCGGAGACGACGTGTTCCAGAAATCTGGCGAGGGAGAGACGAGCGAGTCGGGCAAGGAAGCTTGGGTTGTCGAGAACCGAGACCCTACGTACCCCGAACTGCTTAAGCGgttcttcaacctcttACACGCCCACAATCCGGAACTTGCTGGTGAGAAGAGACGATACACCATCGTTCCTCCTCAAGTCGCTCGAGAAGGTACAAAGAAGACTCTTTTCGCCAACATTACCGATATCTGCAGGAGGATGCGAAGACAGCCGGAGCACGTTATTCAGTTCTTGTACTCTGAATTGGGTACGACCGGAAGTGTGGACGGTGCGCAGAGATTGGTGATGAAGGGAAGATATACACAAAAACAGATTGAGAACGTGTTGAGAAAGTATATCG TGGAGTATGTCACATGCAAGATTTGCAAGTCTCCCGACACTATTCTCGACAAGGAGAACCGACTGTACTTTATGACCTGCGAGTCGTGTGGATCTC GACGATCCGTGTCTGCAATCAAGACTGGTTTCCAGGCGCAAATTGGAAAGAGGATCAAGGCGGCGTAG
- a CDS encoding ATP synthase gamma chain, mitochondrial precursor, putative, with amino-acid sequence MLSRAARPAIALARTANQQQAGMATLKEIEQRLKSVRNIEKITKSMKVVASTKLTRAEKAMREAKKYGAANNELFKHTEAQSETEPKILYVGISSDGGLCGGIHSSISRYIKKEMAEQPGALAVVGDKPKAQLSRAMSQAFKVSFSAVGKDVPTFGEASAIADEIVKNGGEWDVIKIVSNKYLSAISYEAGTTTVISAKALQEAAGFQQYEMEEDVSKDLAEFALANAIYTALVEGHAAEISARRTAMENASNNALDMMGSLQLQYNRGRQAVITNELIDIITGASAL; translated from the exons ATGCTCTCCCGCGCAGCCAGGCCAGCCATCGCCCTCGCAAGGACCGCcaaccagcagcaggcCGGTATGGCCACCCTCAAGGAGATTGAGCAGAG GTTGAAGTCTGTCAGGAACATTGAAAAGATCACCAAG TCTATGAAGGTCGTCGCTTCCACCAAGCTCACTCGTGCGGAGAAGGCTATGCGAGAGGCCAAGAAGTATGGTGCTGCCAACAACG aATTGTTCAAGCACACCGAGGCCCAGTCCGAAACCGAGCCCAAGATCCTCTACGTCGGTATCTCTTCTGACGGTGGTCTCTGCGGTGGTATCcactcttccatctctcgaTACATCAAAAAGGAGATGGCCGAGCAGCCCGGTGCCCTCGCCGTCGTCGGTGACAAGCCCAAGGCTCAGCTCTCCCGTGCCATGTCCCAGGCGTTCAAGgtctccttctccgctgTCGGCAAGGATGTCCCCACTTTCGGCGAGGCTTCCGCCATCGCCGACGAGATTGTCAAGAACGGCGGCGAATGGGATGTCATCAAGATCGTCTCCAACAAGTACCTCTCCGCCATCTCTTACGAGGCCGGTACCACCACCGTCATCTCCGCCAAGGCTCTCCAGGAGGCCGCTGGTTTCCAGCAGTacgagatggaggaggatgtctCAAAGGACCTTGCCGAGTTTGCTCTCGCCAACGCCATTTACACTGCTCTTGTCGAAGGTCACGCTGCTGAGATTAGCGCTAGGAGGACTGCCATGGAGAACGCTTCCAAC AACGCTCTTGACATGATGGGCTCCCTCCAGCTCCAGTACAACCGTGGTCGTCAAGCCGTTATTACCAACGAACTTATCGACATTATCACT GGTGCCTCTGCTCTTTAA
- a CDS encoding plasma membrane protein, putative: MDYTSLRTKHRAEHLARDAAAASHASYYAHPALHIHTYLDKSKPAVVTQEGKVVGALNDPAQPLAQSPAPETLGEAPPTGAPTKPGEHVHNIPQVNANTDEARKVGTEGTKEEEGGKEDAGAPSGLDKGALEVGGEAGGTKTSPGPTAEEVARHAHMIGDKANMAALGVPNGRPGMERHWSVSGKMQPHLQLMCGPLLAYYTVKDNVWQGAAMVVVRDEGSVLDPPPYLKLSFHPYTPPSAEQPTLYEPEIQLLPPTTIGSQNIFTYNSPEGNMSFHRFIMEIPLQKIQTAVRYRLNGGAGMDFIVPALGQNMRWAAHSCNGFSSGVNPDDFKGPYPSGYDPVWEDLLLKHQEKAFHCMVGGGDQIYCDAVTREPELQSWINAPTRKSKLGHPLTDEMRIAIDRFYFNHYCKIFRSNAFGRANSTIPMVNMLDDHDLIDGFGTYDDETQSAAVMSFVGSRGYFWFLLFQLFICDAFDGVNPVPGTHAVKSLIIGDKNGPWIPFPSHSLLIYLGPKVTLLALDCRAERKLTEICRPESYAKVFNEVKKVQGIEQLVILLGVPIAYPRMSFLEHFLELKWNPINILARHNALGLGSMVNKFNQASELLDDLNDHWCANTHKKERNWLVLECQELAKQLHARITFLSGDVHLAAVGCLFTKKKKGAKELKPEQDWRYMLNVITSAIVNTPPPAGAAKLVAMLGGHRHRTLHHKDTDEHMMPLFGKDTDGSKLSRKFVQPRRNYAIVEYTSQSELLFDIRVEKSQGAGETVSYPVTAPAPKW; this comes from the exons AT GGACTACACCTCTCTCCGAACCAAACACCGTGCAGAGCACCTCGCACGAGACGCTGCCGCAGCATCTCATGCCTCATACTACGCGCACCCAGCCCTTCACATCCACACATACCTCGACAAGTCAAAGCCTGCTGTAGTGACACAGGAAGGTAAGGTTGTCGGTGCGCTCAACGATCCAGCTCAACCTCTGGCCCAATCTCCGGCGCCCGAAACGCTCGGCGAAGCACCGCCCACAGGTGCCCCTACCAAACCAGGAGAGCATGTTCACAATATTCCGCAAGTGAATGCCAACACCGACGAAGCGAGAAAGGTTGGAACTGAAGGtaccaaggaggaagaaggcggtaAGGAAGATGCCGGTGCTCCTAGTGGGCTTGATAAAGGTGCTTTGGAGGTTGGCGGCGAAGCAGGAGGGACAAAGACCTCCCCTGGCCCTACTGCTGAAGAGGTTGCTAGACATGCCCATATGATTGGTGATAAGGCTAATATGGCTGCGCTTGGTGTTCCAAATGGTAGGCCGGGTATGGAGAGGCACTGGAGTGTGAGCGGGAAAATGCAGCCGCATTTGCAGTTGATGTGTGGACCTTTATTGGCGTACTACACTGTCAAGGATAATGTCTGGCAAGGTGCTGCCATGGTG GTCGTCCGCGATGA AGGTTCTGTGCTTGATCCTCCGCCATACCTCAAGCTTTCATTCCACCCTTACacccctccttctgctGAACAGCCCACCCTCTATGAACCAGAGATACAGCTGCTTCCTCCGACTACCATTGGCTCACAGAACATCTTCACCTACAACTCTCCAGAAGGTAATATGAGCTTCCACAGATTCATCATGGAAATCCCCCTGCAAAAGATACAAACGGCTGTCCGATATAGGTTGAATGGGGGTGCCGGAATGGATTTCATCGTTCCTGCCTTGGGTCAAAACATGCGTTGGGCAGCCCACAGCTGTAATG GTTTCTCATCCGGTGTCAATCCTGACGACTTTAAGGGTCCTTACCCCTCAGGTTACGACCCTGTCTGGGAAGACTTGCTCCTAAAACACCAAGAAAAGGCTTTCCATTGTATGGTTGGGGGAGGGGATCAGATTTACTGTGATGCTGTAACAAGAGAGCCCGAGTTACAGA GCTGGATTAATGCGCCCACTAGGAAGAGCAAGCTTGGCCACCCTTTGACCGATGAGATG AGAATAGCAATTGATAGATTTTA CTTCAACCACTATTGCAAGATTTTCAGGAGCAATGCCTTTGGTCGTGCCAATTCTACTATTCCTAT GGTGAACATGCTTGATGATCATGATCTGATCG ATGGTTTCGGAACATACGACGACGAAACGCAGAGTGCCGCAGTGATGTCGTTTGTGGGGAGCCGAGGCTACTTT TGGTTTCTCCTGTTTCAACTTTTCATTTGTG ATGCGTTTGATGGTGTAAACCCAGTCCCCGGAACTCATGCCGTCAAATCTCTCATTATCGGGGACAAGAATGGTCCCTGgattcctttcccttctcactccctcctcatctaccTCGGCCCCAAGGTCACCCTTCTGGCTCTTGATTGCCGTGCTGAACGCAAGTTAACTGAGATCTGTCGACCAGAGTCGTATGCCAAGGTTTTCAACGAGGTAAAGAAGGTGCAAGGGATTGAGCAGCTGGTCATCCTTCTGGGTGTGCCCATTG CCTACCCACGAATGTCTTTCCTGGAACACTTCCTCGAACTGAAATGGAACCCCATCAACATCCTTGCTCGACACAACGCCCTCGGTCTCGGCAGTATGGTCAACAAGTTCAATCAAGCATCCGAACTTCTCGACGACTTGAACGACCACTGGTGCGCAAACACTCACAAAAAGGAACGAAATTGGCTAGTACTCGAATGTCAAGAACTTGCCAAACAACTGCACGCGCGTATCACCTTTTTGAGTGGTGACGTTCACCTTGCGGCTGTTGGATGCTTATtcacaaagaagaagaagggtgccAAAGAGTTAAAACCGGAGCAAGATTGGAGATACATGTTGAACGTGATTACGAGTGCGATTGTCAATACGCCTCCTCCTGCAGGCGCTGCGAAGTTGGTGGCCATGCTGGGCGGGCATAGGCATAGGACTTTGC ATC ACAAGGACACAGATGAACACATGATGCCACTTTTTGGAAAAGATACCGATGGCTCAAAACTCAGCCGCAAA TTTGTTCAGCCTCGAAGAAATTATGCGATAGTAGAATATACCTCTCAGTCCGAGCTCCTCTTTGACATACGCGTTGAAAAGAGTCAGGGTGCCGGCGAAACTGTCAGTTATCCCGTTACTGCGCCTGCGCCCAAGTGGTAA